Proteins encoded within one genomic window of Elephas maximus indicus isolate mEleMax1 chromosome 21, mEleMax1 primary haplotype, whole genome shotgun sequence:
- the LOC126064922 gene encoding zinc finger protein 19-like isoform X2: MMAATPLQAQHQVFSIQWLCYSKEESDSRNEVVTFEDVAVYFTRTEWAGLSPTQRALYRNVMLENYGNLTFLGYPVPKPSLISLLEGGDLPWGLETQGDPPAEKTRDICKDAGNNIHSKSISTQGISGERDMIACGLQNSVPQGTDFPETCELEKHQKIPTVENIGGKVERIHCSRKPFRCEECGKCFSYFSYYIRHQRVHTGEKPFECNECGKAFNGNSSLIRHQRIHTGERPYQCEECGRAFNDNANLIRHQRIHSGDRPYHCKECGNSFTSSSEFVIHQRIHTGEKPYECNECGKAFVGNSPLIRHQKIHTGEKPYECNECGKSFGRTSHLSQHQRIHTGEKPYSCKVCGQAFNFHTKLTRHQRIHSEERPFECVDCGKAFSAKEQLKRHLRIHIQESSYVCDECGKDFTSKRNLIQHQKIHTGEKPYECSKYDKTFRTSQLGCHEHVQPGEKPVLDICRFGLPEFFTPFYW; this comes from the exons GAGGTGGTGACCTTCGAGGACGTGGCTGTGTACTTCACTCGGACAGAATGGGCtggcctttctcccacacagaGGGCTCTGTACAGAAATGTGATGCTGGAGAATTATGGGAACTTGACTTTCCTGG GATACCCAGTTCCCAAACCTTCTCTGATCTCACTTCTGGAGGGAGGAGATTTACCTTGGGGGCTGGAGACACAGGGTGATCCACCTGCAGAGAAGACCAGAGACATCTGTAAAG ATGCTGGTAACAACATTCACAGCAAGTCCATATCAACACAAGGAATCTCTGGAGAAAGAGACATGATCGCATGTGGGCTGCAGAATAGTGTTCCTCAGGGAACTGACTTCCCAGAAACATGTGAACTGGAGAAGCACCAGAAGATCCCCACTGTGGAAAATATTGGAGGAAAGGTTGAGAGAATCCACTGTTCAAGGAAACCCTTCAGATGTGAGGAGTGTGGGAAATGCTTCAGCTATTTTTCTTACTATATTAGACACCAGAGAGTCCACACTGGGGAGAAACCCTTTGAGTGTAATgagtgtggaaaagcctttaaTGGCAATTCTTCACTAATTCGTCATCAGAGAATCCACACCGGAGAGAGACCCTATCAGTGTGAGGAGTGCGGGAGAGCCTTTAATGATAACGCAAATCTGATCAGGCATCAGAGAATCCACAGTGGGGACAGACCCTATCACTGTAAGGAGTGTGGAAATAGTTTCACCAGTAGTTCTGAGTTTGTCATACACCAGAGAATCCACACCggggagaaaccctatgaatgtaatgaGTGTGGAAAAGCTTTTGTTGGTAACTCACCACTAATTCGGCATCAGAaaattcacactggagagaaaccatatGAGTGTAACGAGTGCGGCAAAAGCTTCGGAAGGACTTCCCATCTTAGCCAACATCAGCGTATTCACACAGGGGAAAAGCCTTATTCTTGTAAAGTATGTGGCCAAGCCTTCAATTTTCATACAAAACTAACTCGGCATCAGAGAATCCATAGTGAGGAGAGGCCCTTTGAGTGTGTGGATTGCGGAAAAGCCTTCAGTGCTAAGGAACAGTTAAAAAGGCATCTCAGAATCCATATTCAGGAGTCTTCCTATGTATGTGATGAGTGTGGAAAAGACTTCACTAGCAAAAGAAATCTTATTCAGCATCAGAAAATTCACACTGGTGAGAAACCCTATGAGTGTAGCAAGTATGATAAAACCTTCAGGACTTCTCAGCTAGGTTGTCATGAGCATGTCCAACCAGGAGAGAAGCCTGTGCTGGACATTTGTCGTTTTGGCCTCCCAGAATTTTTTACCCCTTTTTATTGGTAA
- the LOC126064922 gene encoding zinc finger protein 19-like isoform X3 has protein sequence MMAATPLQAQHQEVVTFEDVAVYFTRTEWAGLSPTQRALYRNVMLENYGNLTFLGYPVPKPSLISLLEGGDLPWGLETQGDPPAEKTRDICKDAGNNIHSKSISTQGISGERDMIACGLQNSVPQGTDFPETCELEKHQKIPTVENIGGKVERIHCSRKPFRCEECGKCFSYFSYYIRHQRVHTGEKPFECNECGKAFNGNSSLIRHQRIHTGERPYQCEECGRAFNDNANLIRHQRIHSGDRPYHCKECGNSFTSSSEFVIHQRIHTGEKPYECNECGKAFVGNSPLIRHQKIHTGEKPYECNECGKSFGRTSHLSQHQRIHTGEKPYSCKVCGQAFNFHTKLTRHQRIHSEERPFECVDCGKAFSAKEQLKRHLRIHIQESSYVCDECGKDFTSKRNLIQHQKIHTGEKPYECSKYDKTFRTSQLGCHEHVQPGEKPVLDICRFGLPEFFTPFYW, from the exons GAGGTGGTGACCTTCGAGGACGTGGCTGTGTACTTCACTCGGACAGAATGGGCtggcctttctcccacacagaGGGCTCTGTACAGAAATGTGATGCTGGAGAATTATGGGAACTTGACTTTCCTGG GATACCCAGTTCCCAAACCTTCTCTGATCTCACTTCTGGAGGGAGGAGATTTACCTTGGGGGCTGGAGACACAGGGTGATCCACCTGCAGAGAAGACCAGAGACATCTGTAAAG ATGCTGGTAACAACATTCACAGCAAGTCCATATCAACACAAGGAATCTCTGGAGAAAGAGACATGATCGCATGTGGGCTGCAGAATAGTGTTCCTCAGGGAACTGACTTCCCAGAAACATGTGAACTGGAGAAGCACCAGAAGATCCCCACTGTGGAAAATATTGGAGGAAAGGTTGAGAGAATCCACTGTTCAAGGAAACCCTTCAGATGTGAGGAGTGTGGGAAATGCTTCAGCTATTTTTCTTACTATATTAGACACCAGAGAGTCCACACTGGGGAGAAACCCTTTGAGTGTAATgagtgtggaaaagcctttaaTGGCAATTCTTCACTAATTCGTCATCAGAGAATCCACACCGGAGAGAGACCCTATCAGTGTGAGGAGTGCGGGAGAGCCTTTAATGATAACGCAAATCTGATCAGGCATCAGAGAATCCACAGTGGGGACAGACCCTATCACTGTAAGGAGTGTGGAAATAGTTTCACCAGTAGTTCTGAGTTTGTCATACACCAGAGAATCCACACCggggagaaaccctatgaatgtaatgaGTGTGGAAAAGCTTTTGTTGGTAACTCACCACTAATTCGGCATCAGAaaattcacactggagagaaaccatatGAGTGTAACGAGTGCGGCAAAAGCTTCGGAAGGACTTCCCATCTTAGCCAACATCAGCGTATTCACACAGGGGAAAAGCCTTATTCTTGTAAAGTATGTGGCCAAGCCTTCAATTTTCATACAAAACTAACTCGGCATCAGAGAATCCATAGTGAGGAGAGGCCCTTTGAGTGTGTGGATTGCGGAAAAGCCTTCAGTGCTAAGGAACAGTTAAAAAGGCATCTCAGAATCCATATTCAGGAGTCTTCCTATGTATGTGATGAGTGTGGAAAAGACTTCACTAGCAAAAGAAATCTTATTCAGCATCAGAAAATTCACACTGGTGAGAAACCCTATGAGTGTAGCAAGTATGATAAAACCTTCAGGACTTCTCAGCTAGGTTGTCATGAGCATGTCCAACCAGGAGAGAAGCCTGTGCTGGACATTTGTCGTTTTGGCCTCCCAGAATTTTTTACCCCTTTTTATTGGTAA
- the LOC126064922 gene encoding zinc finger protein 19-like isoform X4, with the protein MLENYGNLTFLGYPVPKPSLISLLEGGDLPWGLETQGDPPAEKTRDICKDAGNNIHSKSISTQGISGERDMIACGLQNSVPQGTDFPETCELEKHQKIPTVENIGGKVERIHCSRKPFRCEECGKCFSYFSYYIRHQRVHTGEKPFECNECGKAFNGNSSLIRHQRIHTGERPYQCEECGRAFNDNANLIRHQRIHSGDRPYHCKECGNSFTSSSEFVIHQRIHTGEKPYECNECGKAFVGNSPLIRHQKIHTGEKPYECNECGKSFGRTSHLSQHQRIHTGEKPYSCKVCGQAFNFHTKLTRHQRIHSEERPFECVDCGKAFSAKEQLKRHLRIHIQESSYVCDECGKDFTSKRNLIQHQKIHTGEKPYECSKYDKTFRTSQLGCHEHVQPGEKPVLDICRFGLPEFFTPFYW; encoded by the exons ATGCTGGAGAATTATGGGAACTTGACTTTCCTGG GATACCCAGTTCCCAAACCTTCTCTGATCTCACTTCTGGAGGGAGGAGATTTACCTTGGGGGCTGGAGACACAGGGTGATCCACCTGCAGAGAAGACCAGAGACATCTGTAAAG ATGCTGGTAACAACATTCACAGCAAGTCCATATCAACACAAGGAATCTCTGGAGAAAGAGACATGATCGCATGTGGGCTGCAGAATAGTGTTCCTCAGGGAACTGACTTCCCAGAAACATGTGAACTGGAGAAGCACCAGAAGATCCCCACTGTGGAAAATATTGGAGGAAAGGTTGAGAGAATCCACTGTTCAAGGAAACCCTTCAGATGTGAGGAGTGTGGGAAATGCTTCAGCTATTTTTCTTACTATATTAGACACCAGAGAGTCCACACTGGGGAGAAACCCTTTGAGTGTAATgagtgtggaaaagcctttaaTGGCAATTCTTCACTAATTCGTCATCAGAGAATCCACACCGGAGAGAGACCCTATCAGTGTGAGGAGTGCGGGAGAGCCTTTAATGATAACGCAAATCTGATCAGGCATCAGAGAATCCACAGTGGGGACAGACCCTATCACTGTAAGGAGTGTGGAAATAGTTTCACCAGTAGTTCTGAGTTTGTCATACACCAGAGAATCCACACCggggagaaaccctatgaatgtaatgaGTGTGGAAAAGCTTTTGTTGGTAACTCACCACTAATTCGGCATCAGAaaattcacactggagagaaaccatatGAGTGTAACGAGTGCGGCAAAAGCTTCGGAAGGACTTCCCATCTTAGCCAACATCAGCGTATTCACACAGGGGAAAAGCCTTATTCTTGTAAAGTATGTGGCCAAGCCTTCAATTTTCATACAAAACTAACTCGGCATCAGAGAATCCATAGTGAGGAGAGGCCCTTTGAGTGTGTGGATTGCGGAAAAGCCTTCAGTGCTAAGGAACAGTTAAAAAGGCATCTCAGAATCCATATTCAGGAGTCTTCCTATGTATGTGATGAGTGTGGAAAAGACTTCACTAGCAAAAGAAATCTTATTCAGCATCAGAAAATTCACACTGGTGAGAAACCCTATGAGTGTAGCAAGTATGATAAAACCTTCAGGACTTCTCAGCTAGGTTGTCATGAGCATGTCCAACCAGGAGAGAAGCCTGTGCTGGACATTTGTCGTTTTGGCCTCCCAGAATTTTTTACCCCTTTTTATTGGTAA
- the LOC126064922 gene encoding zinc finger protein 19-like isoform X1, translated as MLLPSSLSREGWDAFSVFEHVLQDFTNFPAHEQFSRKRSQILSFLSPLLWVLLLLRILGFSSFETANTGPKIPFSSPFSGYPVPKPSLISLLEGGDLPWGLETQGDPPAEKTRDICKDAGNNIHSKSISTQGISGERDMIACGLQNSVPQGTDFPETCELEKHQKIPTVENIGGKVERIHCSRKPFRCEECGKCFSYFSYYIRHQRVHTGEKPFECNECGKAFNGNSSLIRHQRIHTGERPYQCEECGRAFNDNANLIRHQRIHSGDRPYHCKECGNSFTSSSEFVIHQRIHTGEKPYECNECGKAFVGNSPLIRHQKIHTGEKPYECNECGKSFGRTSHLSQHQRIHTGEKPYSCKVCGQAFNFHTKLTRHQRIHSEERPFECVDCGKAFSAKEQLKRHLRIHIQESSYVCDECGKDFTSKRNLIQHQKIHTGEKPYECSKYDKTFRTSQLGCHEHVQPGEKPVLDICRFGLPEFFTPFYW; from the exons ATGTTGCTACCCTCCTCGTTGTCTAGGGAAGGGTGGGACGCTTTCTCTGTGTTTGAACATGTCTTGCAGGATTTCACTAACTTTCCTGCTCATGAGCAGTTTTCAAGGAAGAGGTCACAAATACTCAGTTTCCTGAGTCCTCTTCTATGGGTCTTATTGTTATTGAGAATTttgggtttttcttcttttgagacAGCAAACACAGGGCCAAAAATACCGTTTTCTTCCCCCTTTTCAGGATACCCAGTTCCCAAACCTTCTCTGATCTCACTTCTGGAGGGAGGAGATTTACCTTGGGGGCTGGAGACACAGGGTGATCCACCTGCAGAGAAGACCAGAGACATCTGTAAAG ATGCTGGTAACAACATTCACAGCAAGTCCATATCAACACAAGGAATCTCTGGAGAAAGAGACATGATCGCATGTGGGCTGCAGAATAGTGTTCCTCAGGGAACTGACTTCCCAGAAACATGTGAACTGGAGAAGCACCAGAAGATCCCCACTGTGGAAAATATTGGAGGAAAGGTTGAGAGAATCCACTGTTCAAGGAAACCCTTCAGATGTGAGGAGTGTGGGAAATGCTTCAGCTATTTTTCTTACTATATTAGACACCAGAGAGTCCACACTGGGGAGAAACCCTTTGAGTGTAATgagtgtggaaaagcctttaaTGGCAATTCTTCACTAATTCGTCATCAGAGAATCCACACCGGAGAGAGACCCTATCAGTGTGAGGAGTGCGGGAGAGCCTTTAATGATAACGCAAATCTGATCAGGCATCAGAGAATCCACAGTGGGGACAGACCCTATCACTGTAAGGAGTGTGGAAATAGTTTCACCAGTAGTTCTGAGTTTGTCATACACCAGAGAATCCACACCggggagaaaccctatgaatgtaatgaGTGTGGAAAAGCTTTTGTTGGTAACTCACCACTAATTCGGCATCAGAaaattcacactggagagaaaccatatGAGTGTAACGAGTGCGGCAAAAGCTTCGGAAGGACTTCCCATCTTAGCCAACATCAGCGTATTCACACAGGGGAAAAGCCTTATTCTTGTAAAGTATGTGGCCAAGCCTTCAATTTTCATACAAAACTAACTCGGCATCAGAGAATCCATAGTGAGGAGAGGCCCTTTGAGTGTGTGGATTGCGGAAAAGCCTTCAGTGCTAAGGAACAGTTAAAAAGGCATCTCAGAATCCATATTCAGGAGTCTTCCTATGTATGTGATGAGTGTGGAAAAGACTTCACTAGCAAAAGAAATCTTATTCAGCATCAGAAAATTCACACTGGTGAGAAACCCTATGAGTGTAGCAAGTATGATAAAACCTTCAGGACTTCTCAGCTAGGTTGTCATGAGCATGTCCAACCAGGAGAGAAGCCTGTGCTGGACATTTGTCGTTTTGGCCTCCCAGAATTTTTTACCCCTTTTTATTGGTAA